The proteins below are encoded in one region of Roseovarius bejariae:
- a CDS encoding FCD domain-containing protein encodes MPFQKVTPEKLSTAVTRQIEKLILRGILRPGERLPSERELAEKLGVSRPSLREAVAELQDKGLLTSRAGAGIFVADVLGSAFSPALIRLFADHDEAVFDYIAFRRDLEGLAAERAARLASDTDLQVVQAVFDKMENAHTKRSAKAEAQLDAEFHMSIIEASHNVVMLHMMRSMFQLLQEGVFYNRQVMFKQRTTRGALLDQHRAINAALQARDGEAARAAVIAHLDYVEKSLADQQKADRNEAIALQRFQHEQSR; translated from the coding sequence ATGCCATTTCAAAAAGTCACGCCCGAGAAACTCTCGACGGCCGTCACCCGCCAGATCGAAAAGCTGATCCTCCGGGGCATCCTGCGCCCGGGTGAGCGTCTGCCCTCCGAACGGGAACTGGCCGAGAAACTGGGCGTGTCGCGCCCCTCCCTGCGCGAGGCGGTGGCGGAATTGCAGGACAAGGGCCTGCTGACCAGCCGCGCAGGCGCGGGTATCTTCGTGGCCGATGTTCTGGGTAGTGCCTTTTCCCCCGCCCTGATCCGGCTTTTCGCCGACCACGACGAGGCGGTATTCGATTACATCGCCTTTCGCCGCGACCTTGAAGGGCTGGCCGCCGAACGGGCCGCGCGCCTTGCCTCGGATACTGACCTGCAAGTGGTGCAGGCGGTGTTCGACAAGATGGAAAACGCCCATACCAAGCGCAGCGCCAAAGCCGAGGCACAACTCGATGCCGAGTTTCACATGTCGATCATTGAGGCCAGCCATAACGTTGTCATGCTGCACATGATGCGCTCCATGTTCCAGCTATTGCAGGAGGGCGTGTTCTACAACCGTCAGGTCATGTTCAAGCAACGCACCACGCGCGGCGCGCTTCTGGATCAGCACCGGGCGATCAATGCCGCGCTTCAGGCCCGCGATGGCGAGGCCGCCCGCGCCGCCGTGATCGCGCATCTGGATTACGTGGAAAAATCCCTTGCCGATCAGCAAAAGGCAGACCGCAACGAAGCTATCGCGCTGCAACGGTTCCAGCACGAACAATCACGCTGA
- a CDS encoding Lin0512 family protein — protein sequence MTRRRVIIEMGMGNDLHGMDYQKAATRAIQDAIRHSTLPIFSAIGMNHAQMEVQVTIGVQEPEALDCAALAKTLPRGQAKVTAVTGGQDVTNPDTGETLVIATAAVEAFLPEQTGKWRQTG from the coding sequence ATGACCCGTCGCCGCGTGATCATCGAAATGGGCATGGGCAACGACCTGCACGGGATGGATTACCAAAAGGCCGCCACCCGCGCGATTCAGGATGCGATCCGCCACTCCACCCTGCCGATCTTTTCGGCCATCGGCATGAACCACGCCCAGATGGAGGTGCAGGTCACCATCGGCGTCCAAGAGCCCGAGGCGCTGGATTGCGCGGCGCTGGCCAAAACCCTGCCACGCGGGCAGGCCAAGGTGACGGCGGTCACGGGCGGGCAAGACGTGACCAACCCCGACACCGGCGAAACCCTTGTCATCGCCACCGCGGCGGTCGAGGCCTTCCTGCCCGAGCAGACAGGAAAATGGCGTCAAACCGGGTAA
- a CDS encoding Lin0512 family protein yields MSKHRVLTEFGMGTSLRRRDYTQAAKRAVQDALWHNSINMAELFGFDKSAMQIDVEVAVQNPEAVDCNAVAEVFPYGQVTVTATHGGLDIPRPEGEGNPTVIANAAISVAFDMERLQ; encoded by the coding sequence ATGTCCAAACACCGCGTCCTGACCGAATTCGGCATGGGGACATCGCTGCGCCGCCGCGATTACACCCAAGCGGCAAAGCGCGCCGTTCAAGATGCCCTTTGGCACAATTCCATCAACATGGCCGAACTGTTCGGCTTCGATAAATCCGCCATGCAGATCGACGTCGAAGTGGCCGTACAAAACCCCGAGGCCGTGGATTGTAACGCCGTGGCCGAGGTTTTCCCCTATGGACAAGTGACCGTCACCGCCACCCACGGCGGCCTCGACATCCCCCGCCCCGAGGGTGAGGGCAACCCCACCGTCATCGCCAATGCCGCGATCTCGGTGGCCTTCGACATGGAGCGCCTGCAATGA
- a CDS encoding selenium-binding protein SBP56-related protein: protein MNLRPDPTFHATPKMAMEAPAETLAFTLMLSPDGSQPDGVAVVDVDPKSKTYGDILHQVIMPNKGDEFHHFGWNACSSALSPLTGHAFLERRYLIIPGIRSSRIYIIDVKEPLKAKIHKVIEPEELFEKTGYSRPHTIHCGPEGIYVSTLGGGGEDGMDGPPGIFIMDCETFEILGRYEMDRGAQDKHYDFWWNLPRNYMVSSEWGLPPQFENGIVPEDLLANKYGHSIHFWDLRARKNVQTIDLGENHQMALEIRPAHDPAKDYGFCGVVVDTTNLEGSIWTWWRKDDGTFEAKKTVTIPPQPAAADDLPELLKGFEAVPPLVTDIDLSLDDKYLYVACWGTGEMHQYDVTDPMNPTLAGKVELGGIVADTKHPNGQDFAFGPQMVEISRDGKRVYWTNSLYSTWDDQFYPDDEGGQMVMAHVGENGGLTLDKDFYVNFPKGYRAHQIRLEGGDCSTDSFCYPSV from the coding sequence ATGAATCTAAGACCGGACCCCACCTTTCACGCGACCCCGAAAATGGCCATGGAGGCCCCCGCCGAAACCCTGGCCTTCACATTGATGCTCAGCCCCGATGGAAGCCAACCCGATGGGGTGGCCGTGGTCGATGTCGACCCCAAGTCGAAAACCTATGGCGACATCCTTCATCAGGTGATCATGCCCAACAAGGGCGACGAATTTCACCATTTCGGTTGGAACGCCTGTTCCTCGGCCCTTAGCCCGCTGACGGGCCATGCCTTTCTGGAGCGCCGCTACCTGATCATCCCCGGCATACGTTCCAGCCGGATATATATCATCGACGTCAAAGAGCCGCTCAAGGCGAAGATTCACAAGGTCATCGAACCCGAAGAACTGTTCGAGAAAACCGGCTATTCCCGCCCGCATACAATCCATTGCGGCCCTGAAGGCATCTATGTCTCCACCCTTGGCGGCGGTGGTGAGGATGGCATGGATGGCCCGCCGGGCATCTTCATCATGGATTGCGAAACCTTCGAAATCCTTGGCCGCTACGAAATGGACCGTGGCGCACAGGACAAGCACTATGATTTCTGGTGGAACCTGCCGCGCAATTACATGGTCAGTTCCGAATGGGGCCTGCCGCCTCAGTTCGAAAACGGCATCGTCCCCGAGGATCTGCTTGCCAACAAATACGGCCACTCGATACACTTCTGGGACCTGCGCGCGCGCAAGAACGTGCAAACCATCGACCTTGGTGAAAACCACCAGATGGCGTTGGAAATCCGGCCCGCCCACGATCCGGCCAAGGATTACGGCTTTTGCGGCGTGGTGGTGGATACCACCAACCTCGAAGGTTCGATCTGGACATGGTGGCGCAAGGATGACGGCACATTCGAGGCCAAGAAAACCGTCACCATCCCGCCGCAACCGGCCGCTGCCGATGATCTGCCCGAGCTTCTCAAGGGGTTCGAGGCGGTGCCGCCGCTGGTCACCGATATCGACCTTAGCCTCGATGACAAATACCTCTATGTCGCCTGCTGGGGCACCGGCGAGATGCATCAATACGATGTCACCGACCCGATGAACCCGACACTGGCCGGCAAGGTCGAACTGGGCGGCATCGTGGCCGACACCAAACACCCCAACGGTCAGGATTTCGCCTTTGGCCCGCAGATGGTGGAGATCAGCCGCGATGGCAAACGGGTTTACTGGACCAACTCGCTCTATTCCACGTGGGACGATCAATTCTATCCCGACGACGAAGGCGGGCAGATGGTCATGGCGCATGTCGGTGAAAACGGCGGCCTGACATTGGACAAGGATTTCTACGTGAATTTCCCCAAGGGCTACCGCGCGCACCAGATCCGGCTTGAGGGGGGCGATTGTTCCACCGATAGCTTCTGCTACCCCTCGGTCTGA
- the cobO gene encoding cob(I)yrinic acid a,c-diamide adenosyltransferase — protein MTDDPDRHAMKMAKKKAARDKIMATKTDEKGLIIVHTGKGKGKSSAAFGMIFRCIAHDMQCAVVQFIKGGMSTGERDMILSKFSDTCAFHTMGEGFTWETQDRERDTEMAQAAWEKAKALIRDESNKMVLLDEINIALRYDYLDIDEVVQFLAEEKPHMTHVVLTGRNAKDDLIEIADLVTEMELVKHPFRSGIKAQIGVEF, from the coding sequence ATGACTGACGATCCCGACCGCCACGCGATGAAAATGGCCAAGAAAAAGGCCGCCCGAGACAAGATCATGGCCACCAAGACCGATGAAAAGGGCCTGATCATCGTCCACACCGGCAAGGGCAAGGGGAAATCCAGTGCCGCCTTCGGGATGATCTTCCGCTGCATCGCGCACGACATGCAATGCGCCGTGGTGCAGTTCATCAAAGGCGGGATGAGCACGGGCGAACGCGACATGATCCTGTCGAAGTTTTCCGACACCTGCGCGTTCCACACCATGGGCGAGGGCTTTACCTGGGAAACGCAGGATCGTGAACGGGATACCGAAATGGCCCAAGCCGCATGGGAGAAAGCCAAGGCGTTGATCCGCGACGAGTCCAACAAGATGGTCCTGCTGGACGAGATCAACATCGCCCTGCGTTATGATTACCTTGATATCGACGAGGTGGTGCAATTCCTCGCCGAGGAAAAACCGCACATGACCCATGTTGTCCTGACTGGCCGCAACGCCAAGGACGACCTGATCGAAATTGCCGACCTGGTGACCGAGATGGAACTGGTGAAGCACCCGTTCCGCTCCGGAATTAAGGCTCAGATCGGAGTGGAATTCTAA
- a CDS encoding LrgB family protein, which produces MTELPDIWSYLREGPLLWLTATLIAYLIGDALFRVSGRNPLVNPVLVAMAILGTVLWATATPYATYFEGAQFVHFMLGPATVALAGPLYTNLHHVRRTLLPMAGALVVGSVTAVASALWIAQALGVEGATLASLAPKSTTAPVAIGIAEQLGGLPTLTAALVIITGIIGAVVVTPLMNTLRITDWRARGFSVGVAAHGIGTARAFQVNETAGAFAGIGMGLNALLTALIAPYVLGLFQ; this is translated from the coding sequence ATGACCGAGTTGCCCGACATCTGGTCTTACCTGCGCGAAGGGCCGCTTTTGTGGCTGACCGCCACGCTGATCGCTTACCTGATCGGTGATGCCCTGTTCCGGGTGTCCGGGCGTAACCCGCTGGTCAACCCGGTGCTGGTCGCCATGGCCATTCTCGGGACCGTGCTCTGGGCCACGGCGACGCCATATGCCACCTATTTCGAGGGCGCACAGTTCGTGCATTTCATGCTGGGCCCGGCCACCGTGGCCCTTGCCGGGCCGCTGTATACCAACCTGCACCACGTCCGCCGCACCCTCCTGCCCATGGCGGGGGCCTTGGTCGTGGGGTCGGTCACCGCCGTTGCCTCGGCGCTCTGGATCGCGCAGGCGCTGGGCGTCGAGGGCGCGACGCTGGCCTCGCTTGCGCCCAAATCCACCACCGCCCCCGTGGCCATTGGTATCGCCGAGCAACTGGGCGGCCTGCCCACGCTGACTGCCGCGCTGGTGATTATCACCGGCATTATAGGTGCGGTGGTCGTCACGCCGCTGATGAATACCCTGCGCATCACCGATTGGCGCGCGCGCGGATTTTCCGTGGGCGTGGCCGCCCATGGCATCGGCACCGCCCGTGCCTTTCAGGTCAATGAAACCGCAGGCGCATTCGCGGGCATCGGCATGGGCCTCAATGCCTTGCTAACCGCCCTGATTGCGCCTTATGTCTTGGGCCTGTTCCAGTGA
- a CDS encoding CidA/LrgA family protein, translating to MILNIALILAAQLLGEVLARLLALPIPGPVIGMSLLLAGFMASKPLAERILPTSQGILAHLSLLFVPAGVGVISHAEVLGDTGLALMAALVGSTLLALIAGALTFVVLGRLTGSQEAEK from the coding sequence ATGATCCTCAACATCGCTTTGATTCTCGCCGCCCAGCTTCTGGGCGAAGTTCTGGCCCGCCTGTTGGCGCTGCCGATCCCCGGACCGGTGATCGGCATGTCCCTTTTGCTGGCGGGGTTCATGGCCAGCAAACCGCTGGCCGAGCGCATCCTGCCCACGTCGCAGGGCATTCTTGCACATCTGTCGCTGCTATTCGTGCCTGCCGGTGTCGGCGTCATTAGTCATGCCGAGGTTTTGGGCGACACGGGCCTTGCCCTCATGGCCGCGCTTGTCGGGAGTACCCTGCTGGCCCTCATCGCGGGCGCGCTGACCTTCGTGGTGCTTGGCCGTCTGACCGGCAGTCAGGAGGCGGAAAAATGA